A part of Methanocalculus alkaliphilus genomic DNA contains:
- a CDS encoding desulfoferrodoxin, with protein MTNIHEIYKCGVCGNITGVMHSGNGKLVCCGKEMELLSEQTADKTNEKHVPIIERSGKGYLVTVGSTPHPMEENHYVEWIELQTKEGIHRAYLTPGMAPAAYFETDEEPVKAREYCNIHLLWADR; from the coding sequence ATGACAAATATCCATGAAATATACAAATGCGGCGTCTGTGGAAACATCACCGGCGTGATGCACAGTGGTAACGGAAAGCTCGTCTGCTGCGGCAAAGAGATGGAACTCCTCTCCGAGCAGACCGCAGACAAAACGAATGAGAAGCATGTGCCGATCATCGAGCGATCCGGAAAAGGATACCTGGTGACCGTCGGATCGACACCGCATCCGATGGAGGAGAATCACTATGTCGAGTGGATCGAGCTCCAGACAAAAGAGGGTATCCACAGGGCATATCTGACCCCGGGCATGGCCCCGGCCGCCTACTTCGAGACGGATGAAGAGCCGGTCAAGGCACGGGAATACTGCAATATCCATCTCCTCTGGGCAGATCGGTAA
- a CDS encoding PH domain-containing protein, translated as MPQQSSYRIGEVFSPIDNLKKYYYLIYTIVAIPIIFFCIGAIALFEGVGGIVISIPIIGTLIFVLYWIPLFYETIRYELTRTEMTWRRGVWFRQTGIVPYSRITNIDIIQGPVMRIFGISSLKIQTAGYSAQPHAELQLTGIAEPEELRELIMGFVRSGPGIATESGGDGTAGVSSDPVVDELRQIRAILGRIEEKQ; from the coding sequence ATGCCACAGCAATCATCGTATCGTATCGGAGAGGTATTCTCTCCAATTGATAATCTTAAAAAGTATTACTATCTCATTTACACAATAGTCGCCATCCCGATCATCTTCTTCTGTATCGGAGCAATAGCCCTCTTTGAAGGAGTGGGTGGGATCGTCATATCAATCCCGATCATCGGTACTCTCATATTCGTCCTTTACTGGATACCGCTCTTTTATGAGACCATCAGGTACGAGCTGACCCGGACGGAGATGACCTGGAGGCGGGGGGTATGGTTCCGCCAGACCGGGATCGTCCCCTATTCACGGATAACGAATATCGATATCATCCAGGGGCCGGTGATGCGGATCTTTGGGATCTCGTCGCTGAAGATCCAGACTGCCGGGTATTCGGCACAGCCACATGCCGAACTCCAGCTCACCGGGATTGCTGAGCCGGAGGAGCTTCGGGAGCTGATTATGGGCTTTGTCCGGTCAGGGCCGGGAATTGCAACCGAGTCGGGCGGAGATGGAACGGCAGGAGTGTCATCGGATCCTGTGGTCGATGAGCTCCGGCAGATCCGTGCGATACTCGGGCGGATCGAAGAGAAGCAGTAA
- a CDS encoding DEAD/DEAH box helicase: MSAIILPWKKAYRIIFYDDRRIRHIGTVSLARTTKGIRPDEFMIRRPGASHLQKTPTKDLLIALRQGSVHLTMRDPQMEEFLASLQISFEFTSLCRICMLEDRVTPLDRETSIRCGREQICPECARKELSRELSHLRKLGKKTRNYIEDLLMEHRDLEAVLAIIQPESPDMKKSLYDRVEAHPVGKTDRLDELPVPRSFLDVAGVETLMPAQQLAVEGGLLFGKHQLVVAATASGKTFIGEMAGFKNLLEGRGRVLFLVPLVALANQKYERFNDRYKDIASVSLSTGVSRLNLPETRSVARRDAGSDIIVGTYEGVDNILRRGRRLRSIGTIVIDEVQMLEDPERGHRLDGMIARLKHVAPKAQFIYLSATIGAPHLLAKKLNAHLVTYAERPVPLDRHLLFVERDAKIPTIKRLVFEEFGKKSSKGYKGQTIIFTNARARCHQVAEAIGPRAAPYHAGLTAQERRDIESKFAKGKIAAVVTTAALAAGVDFPASQVIFDALAMGIEWLTVQEFQQMMGRAGRPDFHDAGRVVILAEPGGSYSRESKATEEEIALRLLKGIMEEVAPFYGMEESSEEYAANAVVARGIEGDLESMNQKMVGTLEDALPEMEKHGIVHRRGGVIELSPFGRVMAEHFIGIERLMRIRKLVRKVEDPLLILADLECKTDDEEKKRR, from the coding sequence ATGAGCGCCATAATCCTCCCGTGGAAGAAGGCATACCGGATCATCTTTTATGATGATAGGAGAATCCGGCATATCGGAACCGTCTCCCTTGCCAGGACGACGAAGGGGATTCGCCCGGATGAGTTTATGATCCGGCGTCCGGGGGCATCCCATCTTCAGAAGACACCAACAAAAGATCTTCTCATTGCTCTGCGTCAGGGGAGTGTCCATCTGACCATGCGAGATCCCCAGATGGAGGAGTTCCTCGCAAGTCTTCAGATATCATTTGAGTTTACCAGTCTCTGCCGGATCTGCATGCTTGAGGACCGTGTCACCCCGCTTGACAGGGAGACCTCCATCCGGTGTGGCCGCGAGCAGATCTGTCCTGAGTGTGCCCGGAAAGAGCTCTCCCGGGAACTTTCCCATCTCCGGAAACTCGGGAAGAAGACACGGAACTACATTGAGGATCTCCTGATGGAGCATCGTGATCTCGAGGCGGTGCTTGCGATCATCCAGCCGGAGAGCCCCGATATGAAGAAGAGCCTCTATGACAGGGTCGAGGCACATCCGGTCGGGAAGACAGATCGCCTCGACGAACTCCCTGTACCACGGTCCTTCCTTGATGTTGCCGGAGTGGAGACCCTGATGCCCGCCCAGCAGCTTGCCGTTGAAGGAGGTCTCCTCTTTGGAAAACACCAGCTTGTTGTTGCAGCGACTGCAAGTGGCAAGACCTTCATCGGTGAGATGGCGGGATTTAAGAATCTCCTTGAAGGGAGGGGGCGGGTTCTCTTCCTTGTTCCCCTTGTTGCGCTGGCGAACCAGAAGTACGAACGGTTTAATGATCGGTATAAGGATATCGCCAGTGTCTCCCTCTCGACGGGGGTATCCAGGCTCAACCTCCCTGAGACGCGATCGGTTGCCCGGAGGGACGCCGGCTCTGATATCATCGTCGGGACCTATGAGGGGGTGGATAATATCCTCAGGAGAGGCCGGCGGCTCCGGTCGATAGGAACCATCGTCATCGATGAGGTGCAGATGCTTGAAGATCCCGAGCGGGGCCATCGCCTTGACGGGATGATCGCCCGGCTGAAGCATGTCGCCCCCAAGGCACAGTTCATCTATCTCTCAGCGACGATCGGAGCCCCCCATCTCCTTGCAAAGAAGCTGAATGCACACCTTGTCACCTATGCTGAACGTCCTGTGCCACTCGACCGCCACCTTCTCTTCGTTGAACGGGACGCGAAGATACCAACGATCAAACGGCTCGTCTTTGAGGAGTTTGGGAAGAAGTCATCAAAAGGCTACAAAGGGCAGACGATCATCTTTACCAATGCACGTGCACGATGCCATCAGGTCGCCGAGGCGATAGGCCCCCGTGCCGCTCCCTACCATGCCGGCCTCACCGCACAGGAGCGGCGGGATATCGAGTCGAAGTTTGCAAAGGGGAAGATCGCAGCGGTCGTCACAACGGCTGCCCTCGCCGCCGGTGTCGACTTCCCTGCGTCCCAGGTGATCTTTGATGCCCTGGCGATGGGGATCGAATGGCTCACCGTCCAGGAGTTTCAGCAGATGATGGGCCGGGCCGGACGGCCGGACTTCCATGATGCCGGCAGGGTTGTCATCCTTGCTGAGCCGGGGGGATCATACTCCCGTGAATCGAAGGCGACGGAAGAGGAGATCGCACTCCGGCTCCTCAAAGGGATTATGGAGGAGGTCGCCCCCTTCTATGGGATGGAAGAGAGCAGCGAGGAATATGCCGCCAATGCCGTCGTCGCCCGTGGTATTGAGGGTGATCTCGAGTCGATGAACCAGAAGATGGTCGGTACCCTTGAGGATGCCCTTCCGGAGATGGAGAAACATGGCATCGTCCATCGCCGTGGCGGGGTGATCGAGCTGTCGCCGTTTGGACGGGTGATGGCTGAGCATTTCATCGGCATCGAGCGGCTGATGCGGATTAGAAAGCTCGTCCGGAAGGTTGAGGATCCCCTGTTGATCCTTGCGGATCTCGAATGTAAGACCGATGATGAGGAGAAGAAGAGGCGTTAA
- a CDS encoding DUF7839 domain-containing protein, translating into MKGTDNDPLSTLLRSKRETTRFQVLVEVAEHQPSVRQQEIAEKLGVTPQAISEYIRDLSDDGLISAEGRGRYAVTRKGIEWVLQSAEQLESYARHIRRDIIQQVAVWAALAAEDLRKGDEVGVFMKKGLLYAGKEPQAAMGVVISDARKGSDVGVARLNGIIDHTEGSICVCKVPRIERGGSSVIEQEKLFRIVQKAEIVGAVGLEAYMTLKKAGIRSDMFYGAREGVIEAAFHGLTCAILIVDSEFTDFIKRLETAGLSYAIHDLAAP; encoded by the coding sequence TTGAAGGGGACCGATAACGATCCTCTCAGTACCCTGCTTCGGAGCAAGCGGGAGACGACCCGGTTCCAGGTGCTGGTCGAGGTGGCCGAGCATCAGCCATCAGTCCGCCAGCAGGAGATTGCTGAAAAGCTCGGGGTAACCCCGCAGGCAATCTCTGAGTATATCCGTGATCTCTCCGATGATGGTCTCATCAGTGCTGAAGGCCGGGGGCGGTATGCTGTTACCCGGAAGGGTATCGAGTGGGTTTTACAGAGTGCGGAACAGCTCGAGAGCTACGCCCGGCATATACGGCGTGATATCATTCAGCAGGTCGCTGTCTGGGCGGCACTTGCAGCAGAAGACCTCAGGAAAGGGGATGAGGTCGGCGTCTTCATGAAAAAGGGACTATTGTACGCCGGTAAGGAGCCACAGGCTGCGATGGGTGTTGTCATCTCGGATGCCCGGAAAGGGAGCGATGTCGGTGTCGCCCGGTTAAATGGGATCATCGATCATACCGAGGGATCGATCTGTGTCTGTAAAGTCCCCCGTATCGAGCGTGGGGGCTCTTCTGTGATCGAGCAGGAGAAGCTCTTCCGGATAGTCCAGAAAGCAGAGATCGTCGGTGCTGTCGGACTTGAGGCATACATGACGCTGAAGAAGGCCGGTATCAGATCCGATATGTTCTATGGAGCCCGGGAAGGGGTGATCGAGGCGGCATTCCACGGGCTGACCTGTGCTATTCTCATCGTCGATTCAGAATTTACCGATTTCATCAAACGGCTGGAGACTGCCGGCCTTTCGTATGCGATCCATGATCTGGCGGCTCCATAG
- a CDS encoding ArsR family transcriptional regulator, giving the protein MTDHPKTKIVSDPVELVPLLVTFNNSGYKVVYEMLSKSWVTEAELCEHHDKACINSCLRMLKKGNLIEEQWRTVPGKKPEKEYRVNYLKFRANFQCSMEDLVSMLYISTSNDESLRDLSDKIMGEVTSGNTSIGEIARKVGVKPIYVKGIAKRLPVFDVRGQGLILLEGDR; this is encoded by the coding sequence GTGACTGATCATCCGAAGACAAAAATTGTGAGTGACCCGGTAGAGCTCGTACCTCTCCTTGTTACTTTTAACAACTCTGGATATAAAGTTGTGTATGAAATGCTCTCAAAGTCATGGGTGACAGAAGCGGAGCTATGTGAACATCATGATAAGGCATGTATCAACAGCTGCCTCCGCATGCTGAAGAAAGGAAATCTCATCGAGGAACAATGGCGGACTGTTCCCGGAAAAAAGCCCGAGAAGGAGTACAGGGTAAACTATCTCAAATTCAGGGCGAACTTCCAGTGTTCAATGGAAGATCTCGTCTCAATGCTCTATATATCAACATCAAACGACGAATCACTCAGGGATCTATCGGATAAAATAATGGGTGAGGTGACATCCGGAAACACCTCGATTGGAGAGATTGCGCGCAAGGTGGGGGTCAAACCCATCTATGTCAAGGGAATTGCAAAGCGCCTCCCTGTATTTGATGTGCGGGGGCAGGGGTTGATTCTTCTTGAAGGGGACCGATAA